In a genomic window of Gloeothece verrucosa PCC 7822:
- a CDS encoding SDR family NAD(P)-dependent oxidoreductase, which translates to MNPIPSSNQPLPQEEIVNFLSYYFSQRGSFLAQVIRADLQSLSLLKSPTPAKIKSNGQLKKHHHDENQATVNSQHNPYHNGTARKEDNNYNSTITVNGKNGATAIVNLKNPSHNAPVTEQQRPVNLEIEKLLIDLIVEQTGYPVGSFSSEAKLLDDLNLDSIKAGELIASAAKKCGVAGAIEPTSLANATLKDVATAIREAMGDSKAPVSSEPAVSTAKTTVPNFGELLFQLLEQQTGFPRETLSLEMRLLDDLNLDSIKAAELIALAAKQMGIAGKLDAASLANATLKEVIATLEGAWQELNPNPTSVIAKPAPVAAQPSSEQSVSWVRNFALEYIPSEPLLERETSWAKAEVLLVVDEIDQVLVKALAEQLQTVHASVQTVTYQEVVHLGKNFSHYIALLPQTVAQSELPLESMALRLYSLAAHSKNNQDACITYVQFGGGKFGTDEPVHPQVCAASAFARSVHLERPTSKVRVIDLAATLSPETASALILKEMGGQEAIVTVGYDKNQTRLLPQSRLTQPVNYQPRSLEWSKEDVILVTGGAKGITAECALAVAQKTGVKMALVGRSAVPGAADEQNEINQTLQRFTKQGLTCRYYACDIANPESVSQLVQIINQELGSITGVIHGAGLNQPRRVEQVPLAEAIREVSPKLKGANNLLQALVNTPPKLFIAISSIIGVTGMPGNAWYAFANEAMAQLLRHYEQQHPQTQTLAIAYSVWDEVGMGVRLGSVKHLERMGIGAIPLVEGVNRFLHLFECDPKMSQVIISARLGGLDTWTPVSLPSASSLRFIEKVLYVEPQVALTVRTHLSVERDLYVKDHIWRGSYLFPTVFGLEAMSQAAAYVTGQPQPEIIRIENISLRRPVVVDPTLGVDIEIQAEVLEIDANGEQKVKVGIRTEQSGFNSDHFSATLVLGKRQKGAKIQPLTGELLAIEPKTDLYGSLLFQGQLFQRLEGVFTLSREESLLKSQVFPSRDLKESGFPQGQGTDLLLGDPYFRDVLLQSMQLNIPQDICLPVEIAEIHLLENPSLAQGERIITAILNEKQGREYICEVIATTRDGVIVEHLKGYRLRILEEHPENPSAVELAAPQQRDEQKLTAKLEQACQQLDLVQPTLVLEYIPQLGKKVKQQRKILEQPLINRALQKQLNTDKVSFKLKSLPSGKPQLSGPQVEALELSLSHDSHYCVCVVGETSQGCDIESITDRSQEDWIALLGSSRQNLLAAFVQGGDNINQAGTRIWSALEALHKAANSGRPKLEIVKRQEEVVLLKAQMEKEAYWVVTFPVQLTRYPERMIAIVVSPLQKPTVTPAVVDDVQSIILPHSHRVQITEDGPQGQPVYEHRFQVSFKQSCSISRKVSVSQYIGWVGKIRELPMRSMASHIVSDFTSGEWGMVTNAVSLRIIGEVSSYDTVQARCWLGNVVNSSFDTYIEFCKILPDQSLERVALAEVKATWVRLVSYGIPTPEPFPDYLQKYLDHFAAKKPATIDLKNAPTVSLPSLPASLDSFEPGKVIYQVSPQEHRYGHLLKSEVFQTTLEESNFVGNVYYGNYFIWQGRMLDLFLYSVAPEYLRVSNAQGEMIPLYSRMDYLREAMPFDKVRVYLYVQSVSECGARFTFEFYREMPDGRQEKLQVGQQEVVWAKRNPDGTPVVTPWPQPVLAALLNQAGISNPAIYAFAN; encoded by the coding sequence ATGAATCCTATCCCATCCTCTAATCAACCTTTACCTCAAGAAGAAATTGTCAATTTTTTATCCTACTATTTCAGTCAAAGAGGTTCTTTTCTAGCCCAAGTCATTCGCGCTGATCTTCAATCTCTCTCCCTGCTAAAAAGCCCTACACCGGCAAAAATCAAGTCTAATGGACAATTAAAAAAGCACCATCATGATGAAAACCAAGCCACTGTAAACAGCCAGCATAATCCTTACCACAACGGTACTGCTCGTAAAGAAGATAATAATTATAACTCTACTATAACGGTTAACGGGAAAAATGGAGCAACTGCAATAGTAAACTTAAAAAACCCTTCACATAATGCTCCCGTAACCGAGCAACAAAGACCGGTCAATCTAGAAATAGAAAAATTGCTGATTGACTTGATAGTAGAGCAAACTGGCTATCCGGTGGGAAGTTTTAGCTCTGAGGCCAAACTCTTAGACGATTTAAATTTGGACTCTATCAAAGCCGGTGAACTCATTGCCAGCGCAGCTAAAAAATGTGGCGTTGCAGGAGCAATTGAACCGACATCTTTAGCCAATGCAACCCTCAAAGATGTTGCCACCGCAATTCGAGAAGCAATGGGAGACTCAAAAGCCCCGGTTTCTTCTGAGCCAGCCGTTTCAACAGCTAAAACAACTGTACCGAATTTCGGTGAGTTATTATTTCAATTACTTGAACAACAGACTGGCTTTCCCCGTGAAACACTCTCTTTAGAAATGCGGCTACTTGATGACTTAAATTTAGACTCCATTAAAGCCGCCGAATTAATTGCATTAGCCGCTAAACAAATGGGGATTGCCGGCAAATTAGATGCTGCTAGTTTAGCCAATGCGACGTTAAAAGAAGTAATTGCCACACTGGAGGGAGCCTGGCAAGAATTAAATCCAAATCCTACATCCGTTATTGCTAAACCGGCTCCGGTAGCGGCTCAACCTTCTAGCGAGCAATCTGTCAGTTGGGTGCGGAACTTTGCTCTAGAATATATCCCCAGTGAACCGCTTTTAGAGAGAGAAACCTCATGGGCTAAGGCTGAAGTATTATTAGTGGTTGATGAAATAGACCAAGTTTTAGTTAAAGCCTTGGCCGAACAATTACAAACTGTTCATGCCTCTGTGCAAACTGTCACCTATCAAGAGGTTGTTCATTTAGGCAAAAATTTCTCACACTATATTGCACTATTGCCCCAAACAGTTGCCCAGTCAGAATTACCTCTTGAGTCTATGGCTTTGCGGCTATATAGCCTCGCCGCTCATAGCAAAAATAATCAGGATGCTTGTATTACTTATGTGCAATTTGGCGGGGGCAAGTTTGGGACTGATGAACCTGTGCATCCCCAAGTGTGTGCGGCTTCTGCCTTTGCGCGGAGTGTGCATTTAGAACGTCCCACCTCAAAAGTACGGGTAATTGATTTAGCCGCCACTCTTTCCCCAGAAACCGCAAGCGCGTTAATTCTCAAAGAAATGGGCGGACAAGAGGCTATCGTGACAGTAGGATACGATAAAAATCAAACCCGTTTATTACCCCAATCTCGCCTAACTCAACCCGTCAACTATCAACCCCGTTCTCTAGAGTGGTCAAAAGAAGATGTCATTCTCGTGACTGGCGGCGCAAAAGGAATTACGGCAGAATGTGCCCTAGCTGTTGCCCAAAAAACCGGCGTTAAAATGGCTTTAGTGGGTCGTTCTGCGGTTCCCGGGGCGGCTGATGAGCAAAACGAAATCAACCAAACCCTACAGCGCTTTACAAAACAGGGTTTAACTTGCCGTTATTACGCCTGTGATATCGCCAACCCCGAGTCTGTCAGCCAATTAGTACAAATCATTAACCAAGAACTGGGAAGCATTACAGGGGTTATTCATGGAGCCGGATTAAATCAACCGCGCCGGGTAGAACAAGTGCCCTTAGCCGAGGCCATCCGCGAAGTTTCTCCTAAACTCAAGGGTGCGAATAACTTATTACAAGCTTTAGTCAACACCCCCCCCAAACTTTTCATCGCCATTAGTTCTATTATCGGTGTCACTGGAATGCCTGGTAACGCTTGGTATGCTTTTGCTAATGAAGCGATGGCTCAACTGTTGCGGCATTATGAACAGCAACATCCTCAAACCCAAACCCTTGCTATTGCTTATAGCGTGTGGGATGAAGTGGGGATGGGAGTGCGTTTAGGGAGTGTCAAACATTTAGAACGGATGGGTATTGGTGCAATTCCTCTGGTAGAAGGCGTTAACCGTTTCCTGCATCTGTTTGAATGTGACCCGAAAATGTCTCAAGTCATTATTAGTGCGCGTTTAGGCGGCTTAGATACCTGGACACCGGTTAGCTTACCTTCGGCTTCTTCATTGCGCTTTATCGAAAAGGTTCTCTATGTAGAGCCGCAAGTTGCCCTAACTGTAAGGACTCATCTGAGTGTAGAACGGGACTTATATGTAAAAGACCATATCTGGCGCGGTTCTTACTTATTCCCTACAGTATTTGGCCTAGAAGCCATGTCTCAAGCGGCGGCTTATGTTACTGGACAACCCCAACCAGAAATCATCCGCATCGAAAATATTTCTTTACGTCGTCCGGTGGTTGTTGACCCTACCCTTGGGGTAGATATTGAAATCCAAGCCGAAGTCTTAGAAATTGACGCTAATGGGGAGCAAAAAGTTAAAGTAGGTATTCGCACCGAACAAAGCGGCTTTAATAGCGATCATTTTTCTGCCACTTTAGTTTTAGGAAAACGTCAAAAAGGAGCAAAAATTCAGCCACTCACCGGCGAACTGTTAGCCATTGAACCCAAAACCGACCTATACGGTAGCCTCCTATTTCAAGGGCAATTATTCCAACGTCTTGAAGGCGTATTTACCCTAAGCCGCGAAGAAAGCTTACTCAAATCTCAAGTTTTTCCTTCGAGAGATTTAAAAGAAAGCGGCTTCCCTCAAGGACAAGGAACAGATTTATTACTGGGTGACCCCTATTTCCGGGATGTTCTCTTGCAGTCTATGCAGTTAAACATTCCCCAAGACATCTGCTTACCAGTAGAAATTGCCGAAATACACCTGTTAGAAAACCCTTCCCTAGCTCAAGGAGAGCGTATTATTACCGCCATCCTCAATGAAAAACAAGGACGGGAGTATATTTGTGAAGTCATCGCCACCACTCGCGACGGAGTCATCGTAGAACATCTCAAAGGTTATCGCCTGCGGATTTTAGAAGAACATCCCGAAAACCCCTCGGCTGTTGAATTAGCCGCTCCTCAACAACGAGACGAACAGAAACTAACCGCCAAACTTGAGCAAGCTTGTCAACAATTAGACCTTGTTCAACCCACGTTAGTCTTAGAATATATACCACAACTCGGTAAAAAAGTCAAGCAACAACGGAAAATATTAGAACAGCCACTAATTAACCGGGCACTGCAAAAACAACTCAACACCGACAAAGTCAGCTTTAAACTCAAAAGCCTTCCCTCTGGCAAACCTCAATTAAGCGGTCCCCAAGTGGAAGCCCTAGAATTATCCTTATCTCATGATTCACATTACTGTGTTTGTGTTGTCGGTGAAACCTCCCAAGGTTGTGATATAGAATCCATTACGGACCGTAGCCAAGAAGATTGGATCGCCTTACTGGGATCATCACGTCAAAACCTCTTAGCGGCATTCGTACAAGGCGGAGATAACATCAATCAGGCAGGAACCCGCATCTGGTCAGCCTTAGAAGCCTTACATAAAGCGGCTAATAGCGGTCGTCCTAAACTAGAAATCGTCAAACGCCAAGAGGAAGTCGTCTTACTCAAAGCCCAAATGGAAAAAGAAGCTTACTGGGTAGTGACTTTCCCTGTACAATTAACCCGTTATCCTGAACGCATGATCGCCATCGTGGTGAGTCCCTTACAAAAACCCACCGTCACCCCGGCAGTAGTAGATGATGTTCAATCGATCATCTTACCCCATAGTCATCGAGTACAGATTACCGAAGACGGTCCCCAAGGACAACCGGTTTATGAGCATCGCTTTCAGGTATCATTCAAACAAAGTTGCAGCATCAGCCGCAAAGTCAGCGTTTCTCAATACATTGGTTGGGTCGGAAAAATACGAGAATTACCCATGAGAAGTATGGCCTCTCATATTGTCTCAGACTTCACCAGTGGCGAATGGGGAATGGTAACCAATGCTGTTAGCTTACGGATTATAGGCGAAGTCAGTTCTTATGATACCGTCCAGGCCCGTTGTTGGTTAGGAAATGTGGTTAACTCTTCCTTTGACACCTATATCGAATTTTGCAAAATCTTACCGGATCAAAGTTTAGAACGAGTTGCCCTAGCAGAAGTCAAAGCTACATGGGTCCGCTTAGTCAGCTATGGAATTCCCACGCCAGAACCTTTCCCCGATTACTTGCAAAAATACTTAGATCACTTTGCGGCTAAGAAACCTGCTACTATTGACCTAAAAAATGCTCCGACGGTTTCCTTACCCTCATTACCTGCATCTTTAGACAGCTTTGAACCTGGAAAAGTCATTTATCAAGTCTCTCCTCAAGAACATCGTTATGGACACTTACTCAAATCTGAAGTCTTTCAAACCACATTAGAAGAATCCAATTTTGTTGGTAATGTCTACTACGGTAACTACTTTATATGGCAAGGACGAATGCTAGATTTATTCCTGTATTCCGTTGCGCCTGAGTATTTACGAGTGTCTAACGCCCAAGGTGAGATGATTCCTCTATATAGCCGCATGGACTATTTACGGGAAGCAATGCCTTTTGACAAAGTACGAGTCTATCTTTACGTTCAATCTGTCTCAGAATGCGGCGCGCGTTTCACCTTTGAATTTTATCGTGAAATGCCCGACGGTCGTCAAGAAAAACTACAAGTAGGACAACAAGAAGTAGTTTGGGCGAAACGTAACCCAGATGGAACACCTGTAGTGACACCTTGGCCTCAACCTGTATTAGCGGCGTTATTAAATCAAGCGGGTATTTCTAACCCTGCTATCTATGCTTTCGCTAATTAA
- a CDS encoding type I polyketide synthase — protein MAINPLSEQNSSKAQPIAVIGLGCHYPGASELLQLWENIISRRCQFREFPDERLPLSEYYDPNPTTADKTYGNRGAFIDGFQFDPVKRRIPKSALDSTDIVHWLALEVAIKAVENAGYQRETVSNSRSGVILGNTLTGEHTRSHVMRLRWPFVRKALREAAKVKGMSPHLTEELVEIMEKFYKSVFPPITEDSLAGGLSNTIAGRICNFFNFDGGGYTVDGACSSSLIAIATAANALHQGDLDLALAGGVDISLDTFELIGFAKTGALTSKDMTVYDRRASGFIPGEGCGFVVLKRLEDARRDGNYIYAVINGWGISSDGKGGITAPSKIGQSKALLQAYKKAAYSPQTLHFIEGHGTGTPVGDRTEIEGIALAMNHYGDTPPRTCGMTSFKSLVGHTKAAAGVGGFIKAVMAVNQRVVPPTVGCSEPHAVFEQTAQALYPIVQGQIYPPTETLRAGVSAMGFGGINCHVTLSSGDAPATALKPAIPERALLVSNQDTELFILTASSISHLLQQIPTLIKKVQGMSLAELPDLAAQLSQQIQTHYPLRAAIVAGTPLNLKESLQELEQMLRDNPPAPSQVQLSAQKHIWVAHQVQRTRVAFLFPGQGSQRLNMARRIVERYTWAQDFLRQADQWLQEEGFEPISPIIYRPLDRAIDQQQVKQWFNRLTSHAPTTICFISLLWQKYLNRLGIQPVAVAGHSLGELTAFAASGAYDEKTLLLFAALRGRVMNQPSGKVGTMASLSCSRLKAEELIRGISGYVVIANLNSPQQTVISGEIESVQAVIQRAVAQDIQARQLPVSNGFHSLLVSEAANILKKSAPIPAELSNVRVLLYTSKTGQQVLPGINLKEHFADQAVAQVDFISLVQSLATQCDLMLEVGPGQVLSNLAAQISEYPLCLPLESKPESSRDFNIAMAALFIQGGQINWQNFYENRLIRSFTPADELMFIDNPCERPFAVHPEELEALSVTPAPSENLEEIERKVAQLSEDEVTQVLGNYFAQRSSFLAELIQADLQNFPLMNHH, from the coding sequence ATGGCTATTAATCCCCTTTCTGAGCAAAATTCCTCAAAAGCCCAACCCATTGCCGTCATCGGTCTGGGCTGTCATTATCCTGGAGCAAGCGAACTCTTGCAACTATGGGAAAACATTATCTCTAGAAGATGTCAATTTAGAGAATTTCCTGACGAGCGTTTACCTTTGTCAGAATATTATGACCCAAACCCTACCACCGCCGATAAAACCTATGGAAATCGGGGTGCATTTATTGATGGCTTTCAATTTGACCCGGTAAAACGCCGCATTCCTAAAAGCGCTCTCGATAGTACCGATATTGTTCATTGGTTAGCCCTAGAAGTTGCGATTAAAGCGGTCGAAAATGCCGGTTATCAACGGGAAACCGTCAGTAATAGTCGTTCCGGAGTCATCCTCGGCAATACCTTAACCGGTGAACATACTCGCTCTCATGTCATGCGTTTACGCTGGCCATTTGTGCGAAAAGCCTTGCGGGAAGCCGCCAAAGTTAAAGGAATGTCGCCTCATTTAACCGAAGAATTAGTGGAAATTATGGAAAAATTTTATAAATCCGTATTTCCGCCCATCACTGAGGACTCTTTAGCGGGAGGGCTTTCTAATACGATCGCTGGCAGGATTTGTAACTTTTTTAACTTCGATGGTGGCGGCTACACAGTGGATGGGGCTTGTTCCTCTTCTCTGATTGCGATCGCAACGGCGGCTAACGCTCTCCATCAGGGTGATTTAGACCTTGCCTTAGCCGGTGGTGTAGATATTAGTTTAGATACCTTTGAATTGATTGGGTTTGCCAAAACAGGGGCATTAACCAGCAAAGATATGACAGTCTATGACCGTCGTGCAAGCGGCTTTATTCCGGGTGAAGGCTGCGGCTTTGTGGTTCTCAAACGCTTAGAAGATGCCCGCAGGGACGGTAATTATATTTATGCAGTCATCAATGGTTGGGGAATTTCATCCGATGGAAAAGGCGGCATTACAGCCCCCTCTAAAATTGGGCAATCTAAAGCTCTATTGCAAGCTTATAAAAAAGCCGCTTATAGCCCTCAAACCCTACATTTTATCGAAGGACATGGCACCGGTACACCGGTAGGGGACCGTACCGAAATAGAAGGTATTGCCTTAGCCATGAATCATTACGGGGATACTCCCCCTCGAACTTGTGGCATGACTTCCTTTAAGTCTCTTGTAGGACATACAAAAGCCGCCGCCGGTGTTGGGGGTTTTATTAAAGCCGTGATGGCCGTGAATCAACGAGTAGTGCCTCCCACAGTGGGCTGTAGTGAACCTCATGCCGTTTTTGAGCAAACCGCGCAAGCTTTATATCCCATTGTACAAGGACAAATTTATCCTCCCACAGAAACGCTAAGAGCCGGCGTATCTGCTATGGGCTTTGGTGGCATTAATTGTCATGTTACCTTATCATCGGGCGATGCACCGGCTACTGCTCTAAAACCCGCTATCCCCGAACGAGCCTTATTAGTGTCTAATCAAGATACAGAACTATTTATCCTGACGGCTTCTTCTATTTCCCACTTGTTGCAACAGATACCCACTTTAATTAAAAAAGTGCAGGGGATGAGTTTAGCCGAATTACCCGATTTAGCCGCTCAACTAAGCCAACAAATCCAGACACACTATCCTTTAAGAGCCGCTATTGTTGCCGGTACGCCGCTAAACCTCAAAGAAAGTCTGCAAGAATTAGAACAAATGCTGCGAGATAATCCTCCAGCACCTAGCCAAGTCCAACTATCGGCACAAAAACATATTTGGGTTGCTCATCAAGTACAGCGTACTCGAGTAGCCTTTCTCTTTCCGGGGCAAGGATCTCAACGCTTAAACATGGCACGGCGAATAGTGGAGCGTTATACTTGGGCACAAGACTTTTTGCGGCAAGCGGATCAATGGTTACAAGAGGAAGGATTTGAACCCATTAGCCCGATCATTTATCGTCCTCTAGATCGGGCCATCGATCAACAACAAGTTAAACAGTGGTTTAATCGCTTAACCAGTCACGCCCCGACTACTATTTGTTTTATCTCTTTACTGTGGCAAAAATATTTAAACCGTTTAGGTATCCAACCGGTAGCCGTCGCCGGACATAGTTTAGGAGAACTAACCGCTTTTGCCGCCTCTGGGGCTTATGATGAAAAAACCTTACTGCTGTTTGCCGCCTTACGGGGACGAGTAATGAACCAACCCTCCGGCAAAGTGGGAACGATGGCGAGTTTAAGTTGTTCTCGCCTCAAAGCCGAGGAATTGATCAGAGGAATTAGTGGCTATGTTGTCATTGCTAATCTCAATAGTCCTCAGCAAACCGTCATTTCAGGCGAAATCGAAAGCGTACAAGCGGTTATTCAACGAGCCGTCGCTCAAGACATTCAAGCGCGTCAATTACCCGTCAGCAATGGCTTTCACTCTTTATTAGTCTCAGAAGCCGCTAATATTTTAAAAAAATCTGCTCCAATTCCTGCGGAATTGAGTAACGTCCGAGTGTTGTTATATACAAGCAAAACAGGGCAGCAGGTTTTACCAGGCATCAACCTTAAAGAACACTTTGCTGATCAAGCCGTTGCTCAAGTCGATTTCATTTCTTTAGTCCAATCACTCGCAACCCAATGCGACTTGATGTTAGAAGTGGGACCCGGCCAAGTTTTATCTAATTTAGCCGCTCAAATTAGCGAATATCCGCTATGTTTACCGCTAGAATCCAAGCCTGAATCCTCGCGTGATTTCAACATAGCTATGGCTGCTTTATTTATACAAGGAGGACAAATTAATTGGCAAAACTTTTATGAAAACCGTCTCATTCGTTCTTTTACTCCGGCTGATGAACTAATGTTTATTGACAATCCTTGTGAAAGACCTTTTGCTGTACATCCTGAAGAATTAGAAGCCCTTTCTGTCACGCCTGCTCCTTCGGAAAACCTAGAGGAAATTGAAAGAAAAGTGGCTCAATTATCAGAAGATGAAGTTACACAAGTTTTAGGTAATTATTTTGCTCAAAGAAGTTCATTCTTAGCCGAATTAATTCAAGCCGACTTACAAAACTTTCCCTTGATGAATCATCACTAA